In the genome of Myroides phaeus, one region contains:
- a CDS encoding IS3 family transposase, which produces MDKICKLFGKTRSAYYQSINKYERQSIKDDIILQEVLKIRTSLPKVGTRKLQYMLQERLATHKISIGRDYLFDLLDSQKMLIRQRKRKAYTTDSRAWRGQYLDLYNGVKVIRPEQFWVSDITYIRLNNAWGYLSLITDAYSHKIMGYSFNLDLTTKGCLKALTMALKNRMYTEKLIHHSDRGCQYCSATYTQLLIDNDISISTTQSGEPRDNAVAERVNGIIKGEFNLNYSSLGYQKTKEKIGNSIEAYNQIRPHDSCDRLTPNQAHLKTGVLPKRWKNYYKNKTEKKELVQQ; this is translated from the coding sequence ATAGACAAAATATGTAAACTGTTTGGGAAAACACGAAGTGCTTATTATCAGTCAATTAATAAATATGAGCGGCAATCAATAAAAGATGATATCATCTTACAAGAAGTATTGAAAATCAGAACCAGCCTTCCTAAGGTAGGTACTCGAAAACTTCAGTATATGCTCCAAGAACGCTTAGCTACACATAAGATAAGCATAGGCAGAGATTATTTATTTGATTTATTAGATAGTCAAAAAATGTTGATTAGGCAGCGCAAACGAAAAGCATACACAACAGATTCTAGAGCATGGAGAGGTCAATATTTGGACTTGTATAATGGTGTAAAGGTTATTAGACCAGAGCAATTTTGGGTAAGTGATATTACATATATACGACTAAATAATGCTTGGGGATATCTGAGTTTAATCACAGATGCTTATTCACATAAAATAATGGGATATAGTTTTAATCTAGATTTGACTACAAAAGGGTGTTTGAAAGCCTTAACAATGGCGTTAAAAAATAGAATGTATACAGAAAAACTTATTCATCATTCTGATAGAGGATGCCAATACTGTAGCGCTACTTACACTCAGTTATTAATAGATAACGATATATCAATAAGTACTACACAAAGTGGAGAGCCAAGAGATAACGCAGTAGCAGAGCGAGTAAATGGTATAATTAAAGGAGAGTTTAATCTAAACTACTCAAGTTTAGGGTATCAAAAAACTAAGGAAAAAATAGGTAATAGCATAGAAGCTTATAATCAAATTAGACCTCACGATAGTTGTGATAGATTAACTCCTAATCAAGCGCACCTAAAAACAGGGGTGCTTCCTAAAAGATGGAAGAATTATTACAAGAATAAAACAGAGAAAAAAGAACTTGTACAGCAGTAA
- a CDS encoding IS630 transposase-related protein — protein MENSNQTRQKKTERYHLKFIEKVIQEIENGATQSSVTLKYDLRQPTVSRWIKKYGSIEFDQTRRNKIYSESLKRQVVHSITEHKMTIKEACITYGIESKSTITNWLLVNYNKNKDLCKEINIPILMEEKTTNLESLEVKALKKALAEAQFKIVALNTLIDVAEKKLDIDIRKKSGSKQLKK, from the coding sequence ATGGAAAATAGTAATCAAACAAGACAAAAAAAGACAGAACGTTATCACTTAAAATTTATTGAAAAAGTAATTCAAGAAATAGAAAATGGCGCTACCCAAAGTTCAGTTACTCTCAAGTATGATTTAAGACAACCAACGGTGAGTCGGTGGATTAAGAAATATGGAAGTATAGAATTTGATCAAACACGCAGGAATAAAATTTATTCAGAAAGCTTAAAACGTCAAGTAGTTCATAGTATTACAGAACACAAAATGACTATAAAAGAAGCTTGTATAACGTATGGAATCGAAAGTAAAAGTACAATAACAAATTGGTTATTAGTTAATTACAACAAAAACAAAGATCTTTGTAAAGAAATTAACATTCCAATTCTTATGGAAGAAAAAACAACCAATTTAGAATCTTTAGAAGTAAAAGCTTTAAAAAAGGCTTTAGCTGAAGCACAATTTAAGATAGTAGCATTAAATACTTTGATTGATGTAGCAGAAAAAAAATTGGATATTGATATTAGAAAAAAGTCTGGTTCCAAGCAGTTGAAGAAGTAA
- a CDS encoding electron transfer flavoprotein subunit beta/FixA family protein produces MKILVCISHVPDTTSKINFTNGDTEFDTNGVQFVINPNDEYSLTRAIWFKEKQGATVTVVNVGGADTEATLRKALAIGADEAIRVNANPTDGMFVAKQLAEVVKNGGYDLVLAGKESLDYNGGMVPGMLAAYLGFDFINSCEGLEVDGTSIKAIRQIDGGKETISGNLPLVVGGQKGIVDEKDLRIPNMRGIMSARSKALTVLEPVATDVATKVVKFEKPAAKSACKMISPDNIDELINLLHNEAKVI; encoded by the coding sequence ATGAAAATATTAGTTTGCATCAGCCACGTGCCTGATACTACTTCAAAGATCAACTTCACTAATGGAGATACAGAGTTTGATACAAACGGAGTTCAGTTTGTAATCAACCCAAATGACGAGTATTCTTTAACAAGAGCAATTTGGTTTAAAGAAAAACAAGGAGCTACAGTTACTGTAGTAAATGTAGGTGGAGCAGATACAGAAGCTACATTGAGAAAAGCATTAGCAATTGGAGCTGACGAGGCTATCCGTGTAAATGCTAATCCTACAGACGGAATGTTTGTAGCAAAACAATTAGCTGAGGTAGTTAAAAACGGAGGTTATGATTTAGTATTAGCAGGGAAAGAATCATTAGACTATAATGGTGGAATGGTTCCAGGTATGTTAGCTGCTTATTTAGGATTTGATTTCATCAACTCTTGTGAAGGACTTGAAGTAGATGGTACTTCTATAAAAGCAATCCGTCAAATTGATGGAGGTAAAGAAACAATTTCAGGTAATTTACCTTTAGTTGTAGGTGGACAAAAAGGAATTGTTGACGAAAAAGATTTACGTATTCCAAATATGCGTGGAATTATGTCAGCAAGATCTAAAGCTTTAACAGTGTTAGAACCAGTAGCTACTGATGTTGCTACTAAAGTGGTTAAATTTGAAAAACCAGCTGCTAAATCAGCTTGTAAAATGATTTCTCCAGACAACATTGATGAGCTAATTAACTTATTACATAACGAAGCAAAAGTTATCTAA
- a CDS encoding electron transfer flavoprotein subunit alpha/FixB family protein, whose product MSVLIYAESAEGKFKKVALELASYAKKVAESLGTTVTAVTVNANDVSELGKYGVDKVLKVSDDKLKTFNAKAYADVIKQAAQKEGSKVVVLSSSTDSLYAAPIVAVGLDAGYASNVVALPVSTSPFVVKRNSFSNKAFNETELTTDVKVVALAKNSFGLVEASGAAAAEDFSASLNDADFSLKVESVEKVSGKVTIADADVVVSGGRGLKGPENWKMLEDLADVLGAALACSKPVSDLGWRTHEEHVGQTGKPVSSNLYIAVGISGAIQHIAGVNSSKVKVAINTDAEAPFFKVADYGIVGDAFQVVPQLVEKLKEFKEKNA is encoded by the coding sequence ATGTCAGTTTTAATATATGCTGAATCAGCAGAAGGAAAATTTAAAAAAGTAGCATTAGAGTTAGCTTCTTATGCGAAAAAAGTAGCAGAATCTTTAGGAACAACTGTAACAGCTGTAACAGTTAATGCTAATGATGTTAGCGAATTAGGAAAATACGGTGTAGATAAAGTATTAAAAGTTTCTGATGACAAATTGAAAACTTTTAACGCTAAAGCATACGCAGATGTTATTAAACAAGCTGCTCAAAAAGAAGGATCAAAAGTAGTTGTATTATCTTCTTCTACAGATAGTTTATATGCTGCTCCGATTGTAGCAGTAGGTTTAGACGCAGGATATGCTTCTAACGTGGTTGCTTTACCTGTTAGTACTTCTCCATTTGTAGTAAAGAGAAACTCTTTCTCTAACAAAGCGTTTAACGAAACAGAACTTACAACTGATGTAAAAGTTGTTGCATTGGCTAAAAACTCATTCGGATTAGTAGAGGCTTCTGGAGCTGCTGCTGCTGAAGATTTTTCTGCTTCTTTAAATGATGCAGACTTTTCATTGAAAGTTGAAAGCGTAGAGAAAGTTTCTGGAAAAGTTACTATCGCTGATGCAGATGTTGTTGTATCAGGAGGACGTGGATTAAAAGGACCAGAAAACTGGAAAATGTTAGAAGATCTTGCTGATGTTTTAGGAGCTGCTTTAGCTTGTTCAAAACCAGTTTCTGACTTAGGATGGAGAACACACGAAGAGCACGTTGGACAAACAGGAAAACCTGTTTCTTCTAACTTGTATATCGCTGTTGGTATTTCTGGAGCTATTCAACATATTGCAGGGGTTAACTCTTCTAAAGTGAAAGTTGCTATTAATACAGATGCAGAAGCTCCTTTCTTTAAAGTTGCTGACTACGGAATTGTAGGAGATGCATTCCAAGTAGTACCTCAATTAGTTGAAAAATTAAAAGAGTTCAAAGAGAAAAACGCATAA
- a CDS encoding bifunctional nuclease family protein, producing the protein MSLIKLTVSGISYSHTQNGAYALILNEENGNRKLPIVIGAFEAQSIAIAIEDDIRPPRPLTHDLFKTLSDKYGIVVKQVIINKLVDGIFHSSLICEREGVEEIIDARTSDAIAIAIRFFAPIFTFKDIMEKAGIILNGDQDDVLEDEDDNEDSDDLNDIATQVEQFLESEAKANDFSKLSVEVINDLLNKAIANEDYEKAAKLRDELTKRK; encoded by the coding sequence ATGAGTTTGATAAAATTAACAGTAAGTGGAATATCTTACAGTCATACACAAAATGGTGCTTATGCACTTATTTTGAATGAAGAAAACGGAAATAGAAAGTTACCTATTGTAATAGGAGCGTTTGAAGCACAATCAATCGCAATCGCAATTGAGGATGATATAAGACCGCCAAGACCTTTGACACACGATTTGTTTAAAACATTGTCAGATAAGTATGGTATTGTTGTTAAACAGGTAATTATTAATAAATTAGTAGATGGAATCTTTCATTCAAGTTTAATTTGTGAGCGAGAAGGAGTGGAAGAGATAATTGACGCAAGAACGTCAGATGCAATTGCTATTGCTATTCGTTTCTTTGCACCAATTTTTACATTTAAAGATATTATGGAAAAGGCTGGTATTATCTTAAATGGAGATCAGGACGATGTTTTAGAGGATGAAGATGATAATGAAGATAGTGATGATCTAAATGATATTGCAACACAGGTAGAACAGTTTTTAGAAAGTGAAGCGAAGGCTAATGACTTTTCTAAGTTGTCAGTTGAGGTAATAAATGACTTATTAAATAAGGCAATTGCTAACGAAGATTATGAAAAGGCAGCCAAATTGCGTGATGAACTAACGAAGAGAAAATAA
- a CDS encoding thymidylate synthase: protein MKQYLNLVQEVLDKGVQKGDRTGTGTKSIFGHQMRFDLAEGFPLVTTKKVHLKSIIYELLWFLNGDTNIKYLKDNGVRIWDEWANDNGDLGPVYGYQWRNWNGEGIDQIKEVIDTLKTNPNSRRIMVSAWNPSVLPDTSVSFEENVANGKAALPPCHSFFQFYVAEGKLSCQLYQRSADVFLGVPFNIASYALLTMMVAQVCDLEVGDFVHTFGDVHIYNNHIEQVNLQLSREPMALPKMVLNKDVKDIFSFTYEDFTLEDYNPHPAIKGKVSV, encoded by the coding sequence ATGAAACAATATTTAAATTTAGTACAAGAAGTATTAGATAAAGGAGTTCAAAAAGGAGATAGGACAGGAACAGGGACTAAAAGTATTTTTGGTCATCAAATGCGTTTTGATTTAGCAGAGGGTTTTCCTTTGGTAACAACTAAAAAAGTGCATTTAAAGTCTATAATTTATGAACTTTTATGGTTCTTAAACGGAGATACTAATATTAAATATTTAAAAGATAATGGTGTTCGTATTTGGGATGAATGGGCAAATGATAATGGTGATTTAGGACCTGTTTATGGGTACCAATGGAGAAATTGGAATGGAGAGGGAATAGACCAAATTAAAGAGGTTATTGACACGTTGAAAACGAATCCGAATAGTAGAAGGATTATGGTTTCTGCTTGGAATCCAAGTGTTTTACCAGATACATCTGTTTCTTTTGAAGAGAATGTAGCAAATGGAAAAGCGGCGTTGCCTCCTTGTCACTCGTTTTTTCAGTTTTATGTAGCTGAAGGAAAACTTTCTTGTCAATTGTACCAACGTAGTGCTGATGTGTTTTTAGGAGTACCTTTTAATATTGCTTCTTATGCCTTATTAACTATGATGGTTGCACAAGTTTGTGATTTAGAAGTGGGAGATTTTGTTCATACTTTTGGAGATGTACATATCTACAATAATCATATTGAACAAGTCAATCTTCAGTTGTCAAGAGAGCCAATGGCATTGCCGAAAATGGTATTGAATAAAGATGTTAAAGATATCTTTAGTTTTACATACGAAGATTTCACATTAGAAGATTACAACCCTCATCCTGCAATAAAAGGTAAGGTGTCGGTTTAA
- a CDS encoding 2TM domain-containing protein gives MDNKNPYEAYDYARRRVKQKKLLFFHFAVFFLGSVLMFCFNAFIQDPANTVVWWPYAIGAWSILVFLHAVNVLIVDSFMGKKWEDKQVKRLIEKQEERIKELRARVEKDFPLVDVKRDLDQKNTDVTKTNSDF, from the coding sequence ATGGACAATAAGAATCCTTATGAAGCGTATGATTACGCCCGTAGAAGAGTTAAACAAAAAAAGTTATTGTTTTTTCACTTCGCTGTTTTTTTCTTGGGAAGTGTTTTGATGTTTTGCTTTAACGCTTTTATTCAAGATCCTGCTAATACAGTTGTTTGGTGGCCTTATGCTATTGGAGCGTGGTCTATTCTTGTTTTTTTACACGCTGTGAACGTATTGATTGTTGACAGTTTTATGGGGAAAAAATGGGAAGATAAACAAGTGAAGCGATTGATCGAGAAACAGGAAGAGCGAATTAAAGAGCTAAGAGCAAGAGTTGAAAAAGATTTTCCTTTAGTAGATGTAAAAAGAGATTTAGATCAGAAAAATACTGATGTAACAAAAACGAATTCTGATTTCTAA
- a CDS encoding dihydrofolate reductase, whose translation MKLILIAAAAENNALGKNNEMLWHLPDDFKHFKNLTSNHFIIMGRKTFESFPKPLPNRTHIIITRQADYTASEGCIVVASLEDALAIVKEQAEVFVIGGGEIYKLALPFADRIELTRVHTSLDADAFFPEFSLGEWKLKKEEFHSIDEKHQYSFTFQTFEK comes from the coding sequence ATGAAGCTTATTTTAATAGCTGCAGCAGCAGAAAATAATGCTTTGGGAAAGAACAATGAAATGTTATGGCATTTGCCAGATGATTTTAAGCATTTCAAAAACTTAACATCAAACCATTTTATTATAATGGGGAGAAAAACGTTTGAGTCTTTTCCTAAGCCATTGCCCAATAGAACACATATTATCATTACAAGACAAGCAGACTATACAGCATCAGAAGGATGTATTGTTGTAGCGAGTTTAGAAGACGCTTTAGCAATTGTAAAAGAACAAGCTGAGGTGTTTGTAATAGGAGGTGGTGAAATATATAAATTAGCTCTACCATTTGCAGATAGAATTGAGTTGACAAGAGTTCATACAAGTTTAGATGCAGATGCCTTTTTTCCTGAATTTTCACTGGGGGAGTGGAAGTTGAAAAAAGAAGAGTTTCACAGTATAGATGAGAAACATCAATACTCATTTACCTTTCAAACTTTTGAGAAGTAA
- a CDS encoding deoxynucleoside kinase yields MHIAIAGNIGAGKTTLTNLLAKHYNWEPHYEDVVDNPYLDDFYHQMDRWSFNLQVYFLNSRFRQVLQIRQSGKSIIQDRTIYEDAHIFAPNLHAMGLMSNRDFQNYSSLFELMQELVGAPDLLIYLRSSVPNLVGQIHKRGREYENSISIEYLNRLNDRYEEWIKGYDKGKLLIIDVDNLDFVDNPEDLGDVINKIDAEINGLFKKQ; encoded by the coding sequence ATGCATATAGCTATTGCAGGAAATATTGGCGCAGGAAAAACTACGCTTACAAATTTATTGGCAAAACATTATAATTGGGAGCCTCATTATGAAGATGTAGTTGACAATCCGTACTTAGATGATTTCTATCATCAGATGGATAGATGGTCTTTTAATTTGCAGGTTTACTTTTTAAATAGTCGTTTTCGCCAAGTTTTACAGATAAGACAAAGTGGTAAGTCGATTATTCAAGATCGTACTATTTATGAAGATGCCCATATTTTTGCACCTAACTTACACGCAATGGGGTTAATGTCTAACCGTGATTTCCAGAACTATTCTTCTTTGTTTGAATTAATGCAAGAGTTAGTAGGAGCACCTGATCTATTAATCTATTTAAGAAGCTCAGTTCCTAATTTAGTGGGACAAATTCACAAAAGAGGTAGAGAGTATGAAAACTCTATTTCAATTGAGTATTTGAATCGTTTGAACGATAGATATGAAGAGTGGATTAAAGGGTATGATAAAGGTAAATTATTAATCATTGATGTTGATAATTTAGACTTCGTTGATAATCCAGAAGACTTAGGAGATGTTATCAATAAGATTGATGCAGAAATCAATGGGTTATTTAAAAAGCAATAA
- the gldA gene encoding gliding motility-associated ABC transporter ATP-binding subunit GldA, with protein MSLLVKNISKIYDDQKALDNISFSIPKGQIVGFLGPNGAGKSTLMKILTTYIHSDEGKAYVNEFNVETERKKVQQSIGYLPEHNPLYLDMYVREYLQFNADIYKVNKQRIEEVIELTGLTPEAHKKIEQLSKGYRQRVGLATALLHNPDVLILDEPTTGLDPNQLVEIRELIKNIGKDKTVFLSTHIMQEVEAICERVIIIKKGQIVADQMLTDMLEHQNEQIIAVEFDYKIEIQFINQIPNLVKANHIHDTQWELFFPIEGDYRGTVYDFAQENGLKTLSLQVKSKNLEKLFREITNA; from the coding sequence ATGTCACTACTCGTTAAAAACATCAGTAAAATATACGACGATCAAAAGGCCTTAGACAACATTAGCTTTTCTATTCCAAAAGGACAAATAGTTGGCTTTTTAGGTCCTAATGGAGCTGGTAAATCAACATTGATGAAAATACTTACAACCTACATTCACAGTGATGAAGGAAAAGCTTATGTAAACGAGTTTAACGTTGAAACAGAAAGAAAAAAAGTACAGCAATCAATCGGATATCTACCAGAACATAATCCACTTTATTTAGATATGTATGTTAGAGAATACCTGCAATTTAATGCAGATATATACAAAGTTAACAAACAACGCATAGAAGAAGTGATTGAGCTTACTGGACTTACACCAGAAGCACATAAGAAAATCGAACAGCTTTCTAAGGGATACCGACAAAGAGTAGGTCTTGCAACTGCTCTTCTTCACAATCCTGATGTTCTAATTTTAGACGAACCTACCACTGGATTAGACCCTAACCAATTAGTAGAAATCAGAGAGCTTATTAAAAACATAGGGAAAGATAAAACTGTTTTCCTTTCTACTCACATTATGCAAGAGGTTGAAGCTATTTGTGAACGTGTGATCATTATCAAAAAAGGACAGATAGTAGCTGACCAGATGTTAACGGATATGTTAGAACATCAAAACGAACAAATCATTGCTGTTGAATTTGATTACAAAATTGAAATTCAGTTTATCAATCAAATTCCAAACCTTGTTAAAGCAAATCATATACACGATACACAATGGGAGTTGTTTTTCCCTATCGAAGGAGATTACCGTGGTACTGTTTACGACTTTGCACAAGAAAATGGTTTAAAAACATTATCATTACAAGTAAAAAGTAAGAACCTCGAAAAACTATTTAGAGAAATTACTAATGCATAA
- a CDS encoding DUF1634 domain-containing protein: MTTKKFNDTDLQAIIGNVLRYGVLLALSVALIGGIILLFTQSGETVNFATFTEKHDNIYIVFNNIISGVAQGDGEAIIFLGVLLLFLTPALRLVLSLLSFFLEKDWLYIVITLIVIGIIGLSVSFGFSH; this comes from the coding sequence ATGACTACAAAGAAATTTAACGATACAGATTTACAAGCAATCATTGGAAATGTCTTGCGATATGGCGTATTATTAGCTCTATCAGTTGCTCTAATAGGTGGTATCATCTTATTGTTTACCCAATCGGGAGAAACAGTAAACTTTGCAACATTTACAGAAAAACACGACAATATATACATTGTGTTTAACAATATCATCAGCGGTGTAGCCCAAGGAGATGGTGAAGCAATTATATTTTTAGGAGTATTGTTATTATTCCTTACACCTGCCCTGCGTTTAGTGCTATCACTACTCTCTTTTTTCTTGGAAAAAGATTGGTTATATATTGTTATTACATTGATTGTTATTGGGATAATTGGCCTAAGCGTATCTTTCGGTTTTTCTCATTAA
- a CDS encoding sulfite exporter TauE/SafE family protein: MTLLTFTLIMFLGAFAAGFIGSLSGLGGGIIIIPLLSVFLGVDMHYAIGTALVAVIATSSGSASAYVKEGITNMRLGMFLEIATTAGAVIGALISTNAPTSVLAVIFGATLVFSSINSLRKKEDHLVTPEQSSTLTHKLKLTSTFPTPSGEKVKYGMTNIIGGFSMMGVAGMMSGLLGIGSGAFKVIAMDSIMKVPFKVSTTTSNFMMGVTAIASSVIYIQKGYIEPSICMPVIIGVLIGSMVGAKVLMRANTKKLKVFFAFLILVLAANMIYNGVLGNI, translated from the coding sequence ATGACATTACTTACGTTCACGCTAATTATGTTTTTAGGAGCATTTGCAGCTGGATTTATTGGTTCTCTTTCTGGTTTAGGAGGAGGAATCATCATAATCCCTTTACTTTCTGTATTTTTAGGAGTAGATATGCACTATGCTATTGGTACTGCTTTAGTAGCTGTTATAGCAACTTCTTCTGGATCGGCTTCAGCTTACGTAAAAGAGGGAATTACAAATATGAGACTCGGAATGTTTTTAGAAATAGCGACAACAGCCGGTGCTGTAATTGGAGCTTTAATTTCTACCAATGCCCCAACATCAGTATTAGCAGTTATATTTGGTGCAACATTAGTGTTCTCTTCTATAAATTCTCTTCGCAAAAAAGAAGACCATTTGGTTACTCCGGAACAATCAAGCACACTTACGCACAAATTAAAATTAACGAGTACATTCCCTACTCCCTCAGGAGAAAAAGTTAAGTATGGGATGACAAACATCATCGGTGGTTTTAGTATGATGGGGGTTGCTGGTATGATGTCTGGTTTATTGGGAATTGGCTCTGGTGCTTTTAAAGTGATTGCAATGGATAGCATTATGAAGGTTCCTTTTAAAGTTTCTACTACAACAAGTAACTTTATGATGGGTGTTACTGCAATTGCCAGTTCAGTGATCTATATTCAAAAAGGATATATTGAACCAAGTATATGTATGCCTGTTATTATTGGGGTACTAATTGGTTCGATGGTTGGCGCTAAAGTGCTGATGAGAGCGAATACTAAAAAACTAAAAGTGTTCTTTGCTTTCCTAATTTTAGTTTTAGCTGCAAATATGATTTATAACGGAGTACTTGGAAATATTTAA
- a CDS encoding chorismate mutase: protein MEKVNINKDWLSLFQGQNPAIIAGPCSAETPEQVMKIAKSLPKEVKVFRAGIWKPRTRPGGFEGVGAIGLKWLQQVKAETGMLIATEVATAEHVQLCLEHDVDILWIGARTAVNPFAIQEIADVLKGTDKVVLLKNPVNPDLSLWMGGIERLAKAGIAKLGVIHRGFSTYEKTKYRNNPEWQIPLDLKLHLPNIPIFCDPSHITGNRSKIFAVSQQALDLNYDGLMIETHCDPDNAWSDAPQQVTPDQLQDILDNLKVRNVTDETEEFLQQIQAYRIQIDDMDSKLLDLLRKRMLISDAIGTLKKEKNVAVFQQGRWTTILEKMQEEGKHIGFTEEFITAIYTAIHQESIYRQDKIINKE, encoded by the coding sequence ATGGAAAAAGTAAACATTAACAAGGATTGGTTGTCTTTATTTCAAGGACAAAATCCTGCGATCATTGCAGGACCTTGTAGTGCAGAGACGCCTGAACAGGTTATGAAAATCGCTAAATCACTACCGAAAGAAGTGAAAGTATTTCGCGCTGGGATTTGGAAACCTCGTACACGTCCAGGAGGATTTGAAGGAGTAGGAGCCATTGGATTGAAGTGGTTGCAACAAGTAAAAGCAGAGACAGGAATGTTGATTGCTACAGAAGTTGCAACAGCAGAACACGTGCAGTTGTGTTTAGAACACGATGTAGATATCTTATGGATTGGTGCTCGAACAGCAGTAAATCCGTTTGCTATTCAAGAAATTGCAGATGTTTTGAAGGGAACTGATAAAGTTGTCTTGTTAAAAAATCCAGTGAATCCAGACTTATCTTTATGGATGGGGGGAATTGAGCGTCTTGCTAAAGCGGGAATTGCTAAATTAGGAGTTATTCATAGAGGATTTAGTACTTATGAAAAAACAAAGTATCGCAATAACCCAGAATGGCAAATACCATTAGATTTAAAGCTACATTTGCCTAATATTCCAATTTTCTGTGATCCATCACATATTACTGGAAATAGAAGTAAGATATTTGCAGTATCGCAGCAAGCACTTGATTTGAATTATGACGGATTAATGATTGAAACACATTGTGATCCTGATAATGCGTGGAGTGATGCACCACAACAAGTAACACCTGATCAATTACAAGATATCTTAGATAACTTGAAAGTGAGAAATGTTACAGATGAAACGGAAGAGTTTTTACAACAAATACAAGCATATCGTATTCAGATTGACGATATGGACAGTAAACTTTTAGATCTTTTAAGAAAGCGTATGTTGATTTCAGATGCAATTGGTACGTTGAAAAAAGAGAAGAACGTTGCTGTTTTCCAACAAGGACGTTGGACTACAATTTTGGAGAAAATGCAAGAAGAAGGTAAGCACATTGGGTTTACTGAAGAATTTATTACAGCTATTTATACAGCAATTCACCAAGAGAGTATTTATAGACAAGATAAAATTATTAACAAAGAATAA
- the rsgA gene encoding ribosome small subunit-dependent GTPase A yields the protein MKGIVYKSTGSWYSVKNEEGHFYDCRIKGKFRLKGIKSTNPIAVGDHVQFELETTNDVTTGVINKIESRKNYIVRKSVNLSKQVHIIASNIDTVFLIVTINNPVTTTSFIDRFLVTAEAYGIKTVLVFNKIDTYSEDALDEQLYLQYIYSQIGYECLRVSALTGKGIDAIKERMTGKVSMFSGHSGVGKSTLINAIEPGLNLKTAQISEQHQQGQHTTTFAEMYDLSFDASIIDTPGIRGFGIVDMEPQEVGDYFPEFFALKDQCKFNNCLHKEEPHCAVKDALDEDVLAWSRYKSYIQILDGEEEHYRTDIYKDGRNQDE from the coding sequence ATGAAAGGTATAGTTTACAAGTCAACAGGAAGTTGGTACTCGGTAAAAAATGAAGAAGGACATTTCTATGATTGTCGTATCAAAGGAAAGTTCAGATTAAAAGGTATTAAAAGTACCAATCCAATAGCTGTTGGTGATCACGTTCAGTTTGAACTTGAGACTACAAATGATGTTACGACTGGAGTAATTAATAAGATTGAATCAAGAAAGAATTACATCGTTCGTAAATCTGTAAACTTGTCTAAACAAGTACATATTATTGCTTCTAATATAGATACAGTTTTTTTAATAGTTACTATTAATAATCCTGTAACAACAACAAGTTTTATTGACCGTTTTTTAGTTACAGCTGAGGCTTACGGGATTAAAACAGTATTAGTTTTTAATAAAATTGATACGTATTCTGAAGATGCTTTAGATGAACAATTGTATTTGCAATACATCTATTCGCAAATAGGATACGAATGTTTACGTGTGTCTGCATTGACAGGAAAAGGAATTGATGCGATTAAAGAACGAATGACAGGAAAGGTTTCTATGTTTTCTGGACATTCAGGAGTTGGGAAATCAACTTTGATTAATGCAATTGAGCCAGGACTGAATTTAAAGACCGCACAGATTTCAGAGCAACATCAACAAGGACAACATACAACGACCTTTGCAGAGATGTATGATTTATCTTTTGACGCAAGTATTATAGATACTCCCGGAATTAGAGGATTTGGTATTGTTGATATGGAACCGCAAGAGGTAGGAGACTATTTTCCTGAGTTTTTTGCATTGAAAGACCAATGTAAGTTTAATAACTGTTTGCATAAAGAAGAGCCACATTGTGCTGTGAAAGATGCGCTTGATGAAGATGTTTTAGCTTGGTCAAGATATAAAAGTTATATTCAGATATTAGATGGTGAAGAAGAACATTATCGAACAGATATTTATAAAGATGGAAGAAACCAAGACGAATAG